TAAATGAACTTAACCTAGAAAAGGTAATTTTTAAAACCGAAAAAACAAACTTGGAAGTATATCTGCTTGAAACTTCCCTATGGACAGGTGGAAGCGAAAAAATCAAAGGAACAGAAATAGAATTCAATGCCAATATGCCAACAGAAGAGGTTTTTACAACTCCAAACTATAAAAAAACAAAAGGCATCGTGTACGCCACCCGCCCTGTAATGGTTCTTGAGACACTAATATATGGAATGTGGTTAAAATTCGAAAATGGAAAAGTTGTTGACTTTGGCTGTGATGATGAGAAGCAAAAAGAAATATTAAAATCACACATTGAAACCGACATTCAAGCAAAATATATAGGAGAAGTAGCATTAGTTGACAGTAGCTCCCCTATTTATCAAAGCAATCTTATTTTTTACAGCACATTATATGATGAGAATGCAAGTTGCCACATAGCACTAGGAGCTGCATATCCATCTTGTTTAAGCAATGAAGAAGATTTAAAGACCGATGCCGATAAGCTAACTTACGGATGTAACGTTTCATTGATACATACAGATTTAATGATTGGAAGCGATGACTTAAATGTCATTGGTGTAGACAAAAATGGAAAAGAGTACACAATAATAAAAGCTGGTAAATTCGCAATATAAAAGGAGGCTTAATAATGATAAGGGCATTGCTTACCAATGATCTTTTTTTGTCTTGTCTTGTATCAGGAATTTCTGCTCAAGTGATTAAATATGGTATCCAAACTGTAAAAACAAGAAAGTTAAAACTAACTCCAGTACATCTTTTAAAAAAAATTTTTCTAGAAACAGGAGGCATGCCAAGTAGTCATTCATCAACGGTCACCGCTCTTTCAACCTCAATCGCACTAACTGAAGGAATAGATACAAATTTTATAATAGCTCTTGCATTTGCCCTTATTACAATAAGAGATTCTTTCGGCGTAAGATATATGTCTGGAGTTCAAGCAGAATATTTAAATGCATTATCAGAAAAATTAAAAAAAGAAATAAAAATTGACACAACAAAAATAAAAGTGGTCAAGGGGCACAAAAAGAAAGAGGTTCTAACGGGCATAATAATAGGAATAGTCTCTGCGTATATTGTGTGCTATTTTTAGCATAGGAAAAAATAAATGGTGCGTTTTTTAGGTTTTTTATATTTAATTACAACAATACCACTTATCAAATCCTGTGATGCAGCTCAATTTGGAGACTACAAACCTTTATACTTTGAAAATGAAAATGATCTAAAAACTGCCAATGAATATATAAATTCACTAGGATACAAAACAATCTCAGAATACACAACAAAAATTGACATTTTAGACTTTCCCGAAAATAAAGAAATCACAATAAATGAGATAAACAAACTTAACAATCTTGACCTGAGAAAAAGCATATTTTTAAAAAAGCTCTCCAATCTTTTCAACATAGAGCACAAAAAACTTCTTTATGTTGAAAACAGGTTTAAAAGTATAAATTTTAAAAACCTAAAAAAAGAACTCAATATTAATGCCGACATACATTCTCTTGACTACAAAACAAAAATTAATTTTATTTCAAGCATAATATTTCTAATCATAATAATTTTATTAATTTTTTTAGACCCAACAAACTCTATATTTACTTTAATTTTTCTATTAATTTCATCTCTTGCTTTTATGATAAGCAAAGAAATAATGTATTTTTATCCATTTACAGTTCTCTCTTATTTGTTATTTTTAATAATCAGTAATTTTAACAAAAATTACAATAAAATATATTTAAAAGAAATAAATTTTTTAACACTAATGACAAAAATAAAACACTTACTATTTTTATTTACATTCACAGCTCTATATTTCATTACAATCACAACCTTTTTTACTACAAATATTGATCCCACTTTTATTGCATTTGTCGCAATACCAACCCTTTGCATTTTCTTAATTTTCAGCTGGATAAAAACAGAAAGCAATTTTAAAGACACTTTCTTATTCCCAATCGAGATTAAAGAGAAAAAAATAGAAGGAAAAAAAGCTTTAAAATCAAAAATAGCAATACATCTACTACTATTTACACTCTCATTAATTCCTTTCGCTTATTCAAGCTATATGCTAAATTCTTATGAAAACATTAACTACCTTTACAGTAAAAAATTAAATTACTTTGATTATTTAAATCCTAATAACATTTATATAATGCTGGGATACAACAAAGACATGCCCAATATTATAGGGTACCTATCCCACATTCTTTATCAAAACGAACTAAAATACAATATTACCGCTAAGTATGGAAAAATTCCTAAAGATATAAAAGAAAATTACTTTGAAATCAAAAACGACAAAATAGAAATTCATCCTAAAACTGTTTACGAAGTAGACAAATCATTTATTGATGAAATTCTTAAAAAAGATCTTGCAAGTCTGTTTTTAAAAAATAAAAATCCAATCCTAATATATAAAGAAAACAAGAATAATATCAACACAGATAAAAAAAATTACAAAATACTTTTCTTTTTCTCTTTGCCCTTCTTTGTATTACTATTCCTATTTAAAGCAATAAGATTTACAATTCTTTTAAACATAAATGAAAAAACCTATAAAAAATATATTCAAGGATAAATAGCTAATGCTAGACTTAGAAAAAGTAAAAACAATTTTTAAAAAATACAATAAATACGAAATAAATATTAACGAGATTCAAATACCTGAATATGCCCTAATACCCCTTGAAACAGAAAATTCAAAATCCATAATATACATAATTGAAAAACAAAAAATAGAAGAAAATCAAATTTTATCCAAAAACTCAAACATAGAGCTATACACATATTCTCCAATATCTGGAATAGTAGAAAAAATATACACAGCCAATTTTCCAGATGGAAAAAATTTAAAATCAGCATTAATCAAATTTCAAGGAAAAATAAAAACTGAAAAAACACCAATTGAAGAAGGAGCCTCAAGAGAAAAAACCTTGGAAAAATTAATTCAACTGGGAATTCCTTGGTTTAACGAAAATTCTTTATTTCAATTCATAAACAAATGTAAAAAAATAGACAAAATGATTTTATTAACAAACGGAAAAGATGCATTTACAAATATTTCAGAAGCACTGATGGCAGAAAAATTAGAAGAAATTTTTTCAGGATTCCAAATAATCGACAAAATATTCAAATTCAAAGAAATAATAATAATAATATCAAATAAAGACAAACTAAAAAAAGAATTCGAAAAATTGAGTATTTTTAAAAACAGAAAAATAAAAATTAAATCTTTAGAAAATGCATATCCTTATACAAATCACGAAATGATAATGCACTTTTTATACAATAATAAAAATACAAAAGATGATATAAATCCCCACAACAATATTTTATTAGCAAATATTGAAGATCTATACAATGCAAATCTTGTCATAAAAAATAACAACCCTTATAAAGAAAAATTTGTAGCTATAAATGGAAATAAAAAAATAAAAAGTAGAATACTGAAGGTAAAAATTGGAACCTCTTTCAGCCAGCTAATAAATGAGAAAATTGACACAAAAAAATATGAAATTTTTTTAAACAACCCAGCCAATAAAATAAAAATCGATACATTAAACATACCGATAACAAGAGATATTTATAGTCTCACCATATTAAAGAAAAAGTCAATATACGACAAAATTAAAGCATTGTTTATATCAAGCTTTGCACCATTGCAAATGGAAAATATTATTTTTTCATTCTTAAAGAAAGAAAAAATAAATAATAGCGGCAAATTAAAAATATTTAATTATACAGACAAAGAAGTAGAAGAAGAAATACATAAGGTTCAAAAAGAAATTAAAAGCAAAATTCTAAATGAAAGTCTAACAAATGAAGCAATATACACTGAAAACAATTTAAAAGACATATACTTTGCTATCATACTATCACTATCACCTAGCCTGATATTTTCTTTCCTAAATAACACAAAATTCATGACAGACACCTTGCTGTTAATATTTATTAGTGTGGCAATCTATATACCTATAATGCTAAAAATTAATTACAAATGTTTGTCTTTTTTTGTTTACGCCGCCTTAATGATAAGCATTATATTGCCCTTGGATTTAGAAATTACACTAAAAATAATTTCCTTATTATTTACTTTTTTGGTATTCTTTTACTTTTTCAGACTATCAGCATTTTTGGCAAACCCTATATTAATTTCTTTTATGTTTTTGGTATTAAATTTTCCGGTAAGTTTTAAGCAAGCCTATCAAGAGGAACTTAAAAATTCAAATTCAATAATTCCAACCTGGAATGAAATAATTGAAACAAATCCAAACATAAAAAATTTAAAAAGTTTAAATACCTTTACAAGATATGAAAGTAAAAAAATAGATGCAATTGAAAACTTTGTAAATCAAAACATTTTTTCCGCTTTTAATATAATTGTCACAAGATTTCATATTGAAAGTCTTTTGGGAGTTAATAATGAAAAAAAAATATCTCCTATCTTGCTTTATTTTGGCCTCTTATTAATAGTTGGCAAATATATAATCAACAAATTAATACCACTCTCATTTTATATAAGCTTAATGGCAATCTCGTACATAGCACATAATATAGGAATGCTAAACCACATCAGCTCCGACATGTTAACACTACTTATTTCTCCAATCCCAATGCTGTTAATATTTACAATGGCAACAGAATTGCAAATAACACCTCACTTTAAATTTGAGCAAATACTCTACGGATCAATATTGGCATTTATATACTTTTTGACATTAAGCTACATTCCTTTTGAAACTTTATCAGTCATAATATCTATTTTCATCTTACAAACAAGCTCAAACTTAATAAAAAAATATAGCTTAACCTTCAAAATTAAAAAAATAATGCATGTTTTGAAAACAAATAAAGAAAAAGCACTCAAAACACCTCTTGAGAATGAAAAGGATATAATAAAATTATGACCAATAATTTAATTGCATGCCTAATTATTAACAACTTAACCTTAATACACTTTGTTGGATTTGAGGACATAAAAATAAAAAACAATATAATGCTAATAAAAAGGTACGCCATAATAACAATTACTTCTTTATTAATATATTCAATATCGTTTTATCTCTATAAACTGTTTGCAAAGAATAATTTACTGTTCTTAGTGCCAATTTTTTATGTAATTTTGATTTACGTGTTGATATTATTATTTAAAGTATTAAATGATTTATTTATTGTTTACAACAAAAAATCAAATTATTCAAACGATTTCATGCTTTCAAATAGCAGCTTAATTGCAATAACATTTTTTGCGCTTGATAAGAACAACGGATTTTTTGAAGGATTAGAAATACTTATTCTATCTGCACTTGGCATACTAATAGCTTTAATGTCAATAACATCAATAAAAAAAAACTTTGATAAAAACCCCAAAATCAATATATTGGAAAACGAACCAATATATTTTTTTATAATATTTATTTTATCTTTAATTCCAAATATAATTATATTAATATACAATCAATAATAGCGAGAAATAAAAATGAAAGAAAAAATAAATACATTGCTCAAACATGCCGAAGACATTTGGAGGAAGCTTTGACAAAAATGAAATTCAAGCTAAAATCGAAAAATATGAAAAAGAAATAAACCAGAAAAATTTTTGGAATGATCCTAAAAGAGCTCAAAAAGTAATTAAGGCTCAAAGTATTTTAAAAAATAAAATTGATCCGTGGGAAGAGCTAATAAATAAAATAAAAGACTTAAGCGATTTGTGCGAAATTGCCGAAAATGAAAAAGATACTAACGGCTTGGAAATTGAATTTAATACGCTTGAAAAACAATACAAAGATTTACTCACAATTTCTTACTTTAAAGAAGAGCTTGACGCAAACAATGCTTTTTTAACTATTCATTCTGGGGCTGGGGGCACTGAAGCATGTGACTGGGTCGCAATGCTTTACAGAATGTATTCAAGAT
The window above is part of the Borreliella burgdorferi B31 genome. Proteins encoded here:
- a CDS encoding RnfABCDGE type electron transport complex subunit D codes for the protein MLDLEKVKTIFKKYNKYEININEIQIPEYALIPLETENSKSIIYIIEKQKIEENQILSKNSNIELYTYSPISGIVEKIYTANFPDGKNLKSALIKFQGKIKTEKTPIEEGASREKTLEKLIQLGIPWFNENSLFQFINKCKKIDKMILLTNGKDAFTNISEALMAEKLEEIFSGFQIIDKIFKFKEIIIIISNKDKLKKEFEKLSIFKNRKIKIKSLENAYPYTNHEMIMHFLYNNKNTKDDINPHNNILLANIEDLYNANLVIKNNNPYKEKFVAINGNKKIKSRILKVKIGTSFSQLINEKIDTKKYEIFLNNPANKIKIDTLNIPITRDIYSLTILKKKSIYDKIKALFISSFAPLQMENIIFSFLKKEKINNSGKLKIFNYTDKEVEEEIHKVQKEIKSKILNESLTNEAIYTENNLKDIYFAIILSLSPSLIFSFLNNTKFMTDTLLLIFISVAIYIPIMLKINYKCLSFFVYAALMISIILPLDLEITLKIISLLFTFLVFFYFFRLSAFLANPILISFMFLVLNFPVSFKQAYQEELKNSNSIIPTWNEIIETNPNIKNLKSLNTFTRYESKKIDAIENFVNQNIFSAFNIIVTRFHIESLLGVNNEKKISPILLYFGLLLIVGKYIINKLIPLSFYISLMAISYIAHNIGMLNHISSDMLTLLISPIPMLLIFTMATELQITPHFKFEQILYGSILAFIYFLTLSYIPFETLSVIISIFILQTSSNLIKKYSLTFKIKKIMHVLKTNKEKALKTPLENEKDIIKL
- a CDS encoding aminopeptidase; protein product: MEKDLIKYAELIILKGINLQKNQCVLIQGSIDNYNFLKILAKKAYEHGAKYVKLNIKDIDILKSRLKFSQEESLKFIPNAEKSFLEEMVQDKWARINVDDTENFEDLKESIGQKMSIYQKALNLASKTLSQAIMSNEIAWCVVCAPGPKWASKVLNKKEGSQTLEEFFKIQKKILLLDSENPIESWESHGEKLHKRCKTLNELNLEKVIFKTEKTNLEVYLLETSLWTGGSEKIKGTEIEFNANMPTEEVFTTPNYKKTKGIVYATRPVMVLETLIYGMWLKFENGKVVDFGCDDEKQKEILKSHIETDIQAKYIGEVALVDSSSPIYQSNLIFYSTLYDENASCHIALGAAYPSCLSNEEDLKTDADKLTYGCNVSLIHTDLMIGSDDLNVIGVDKNGKEYTIIKAGKFAI
- a CDS encoding divergent PAP2 family protein; the encoded protein is MIRALLTNDLFLSCLVSGISAQVIKYGIQTVKTRKLKLTPVHLLKKIFLETGGMPSSHSSTVTALSTSIALTEGIDTNFIIALAFALITIRDSFGVRYMSGVQAEYLNALSEKLKKEIKIDTTKIKVVKGHKKKEVLTGIIIGIVSAYIVCYF